One region of Chryseobacterium muglaense genomic DNA includes:
- the infC gene encoding translation initiation factor IF-3, with product MINDKIRVRELRLVGDNVEPGIFPIDKARQIAKEQELDLVVISDKAEPFIARILDYKKFLYEQKKKTKELKAKQIKVVVKEIRFGPQTDEHDYEFKKKHAEKFLEEGSKLKTYVFFKGRSIIFKDQGEILLLKLAQELEHVGKVDQLPKLEGKRMIMMMSPKKPAK from the coding sequence ATGATAAACGATAAGATTCGCGTAAGAGAACTTCGTTTAGTGGGCGATAACGTAGAGCCAGGAATTTTCCCTATCGATAAAGCAAGACAAATTGCTAAAGAGCAGGAACTAGACTTGGTCGTAATTTCAGATAAAGCTGAACCTTTCATTGCGAGAATATTAGACTATAAAAAGTTTTTGTACGAGCAAAAGAAAAAAACTAAAGAGCTTAAAGCTAAGCAAATAAAAGTGGTTGTAAAGGAGATTCGTTTCGGACCTCAGACTGACGAGCACGATTATGAATTTAAGAAAAAGCATGCTGAAAAGTTTTTGGAAGAGGGTTCAAAATTGAAAACCTACGTATTTTTCAAAGGACGTTCTATTATCTTTAAAGATCAGGGTGAAATTTTACTTTTAAAACTGGCTCAGGAATTAGAGCACGTTGGTAAAGTAGATCAGTTACCTAAACTTGAAGGTAAGAGAATGATTATGATGATGAGTCCTAAGAAACCAGCTAAATAA
- the thrS gene encoding threonine--tRNA ligase: protein MIKITLPDNSVREFEGATTPLDVAKSISEGLARNTISAVVNGTQVEITTPITTDSTVQLLTWNDDLGKKAFWHSSAHLLAQAILEFYPNAKLTIGPAIESGFYYDVDFGDETLSEKDFEKIEKKVLENAKKGSTFSLYPVSKEEALKTYADNPYKVELISNLNDGEITFVTHDNFTDLCRGGHIPNTGIVKAMKILNAAGAYWRGNEKNPQLTRVYGISFPKQKELTEYLELLEEAKRRDHRKLGKELGIFAFSEKVGAGLPLWLPKGTALRKKLENFLSDAQKKGGYEFVMSPHIGSKELYVTSGHWDKYGADSFQPIKTPNEGEEFMLKPMNCPHHCEIYKTSQWSYRDLPKRYAEFGTVYRYEQSGELHGLTRVRGFTQDDAHLFCTPDQLMDEFKKTIDLVLYVFGSLGFADFTAQISLRDPENKEKYIGTDENWEKAENAIVTAAKEKGLNTITEYGEAAFYGPKLDFMVKDALGRKWQLGTIQVDYNLPERFDLTYIGSDNEKHRPVMIHRAPFGSMERFIAILLENTAGDFPLWLAPDQFTILPISEKYVDYAKKVSQLLENHDISGLIDDRNEKTGKKIRDAELKKIPFMLVVGENEEKDGTISVRRRGEGDLGAMNLEDFVAYFKEASKTGVEYQA, encoded by the coding sequence ATGATAAAAATTACACTTCCAGACAATAGCGTCAGAGAATTTGAAGGAGCAACTACTCCTTTGGATGTGGCAAAATCTATAAGCGAGGGATTGGCTAGAAACACCATTTCCGCAGTTGTAAACGGCACACAAGTCGAAATTACCACGCCTATAACCACAGATTCTACGGTACAGCTTTTAACCTGGAATGACGATCTTGGAAAGAAAGCCTTTTGGCACTCTTCTGCTCACCTTTTGGCGCAAGCTATCCTTGAATTTTATCCTAATGCTAAGTTAACGATTGGTCCTGCCATTGAAAGTGGTTTCTATTATGATGTAGATTTCGGTGACGAAACTTTATCTGAAAAAGATTTCGAAAAAATCGAAAAGAAAGTTTTAGAAAATGCTAAAAAAGGATCAACCTTCTCATTGTATCCGGTTTCTAAAGAAGAAGCATTAAAAACGTATGCAGACAATCCTTACAAAGTAGAATTAATCTCTAATCTTAATGATGGGGAAATCACTTTTGTAACACACGATAATTTCACAGATCTTTGTCGTGGTGGTCACATTCCAAATACAGGAATTGTGAAGGCGATGAAAATCTTAAATGCCGCAGGAGCATATTGGAGAGGTAATGAGAAAAACCCTCAGTTAACAAGAGTATATGGTATTTCTTTCCCAAAACAGAAAGAACTGACTGAATATCTTGAGTTATTAGAAGAGGCTAAAAGAAGAGATCACAGAAAACTAGGTAAAGAATTAGGGATTTTTGCTTTCTCAGAAAAAGTAGGTGCTGGTTTACCGCTTTGGTTGCCAAAAGGTACTGCTTTGAGAAAAAAATTAGAAAATTTTCTTTCTGATGCTCAGAAAAAAGGAGGTTACGAATTTGTAATGTCTCCTCACATCGGATCTAAAGAATTATACGTAACTTCAGGCCACTGGGATAAATATGGAGCAGACAGCTTTCAGCCTATTAAAACTCCTAATGAAGGAGAGGAATTTATGCTGAAGCCAATGAACTGTCCGCATCACTGTGAGATTTATAAAACTTCACAATGGAGCTACAGAGATTTACCAAAAAGATATGCAGAATTCGGTACAGTTTACAGATACGAGCAAAGTGGTGAGCTTCACGGCTTAACAAGAGTTCGTGGATTTACTCAGGATGATGCTCACCTTTTCTGTACTCCGGATCAGTTGATGGACGAGTTTAAGAAAACAATTGATTTGGTTCTTTATGTTTTTGGTTCGTTAGGTTTTGCAGATTTTACGGCTCAGATTTCTTTGAGGGATCCTGAGAATAAAGAAAAGTACATCGGAACTGATGAAAACTGGGAGAAAGCAGAAAACGCAATCGTGACTGCTGCCAAAGAAAAAGGGCTGAATACCATTACTGAATATGGGGAAGCTGCATTTTACGGTCCTAAATTAGATTTCATGGTGAAAGATGCTTTAGGAAGAAAATGGCAGTTGGGAACAATTCAGGTAGATTATAATTTACCGGAAAGATTCGACCTTACTTACATCGGAAGCGATAACGAAAAGCACAGACCCGTGATGATTCACAGAGCGCCATTTGGTTCTATGGAACGTTTCATCGCAATCTTATTAGAAAATACTGCCGGAGATTTCCCATTATGGCTGGCTCCGGATCAGTTTACCATATTGCCAATCAGTGAAAAATATGTAGATTATGCTAAAAAAGTTTCACAACTTTTAGAAAATCACGATATTAGCGGATTGATTGACGACAGAAATGAAAAAACGGGTAAAAAGATCCGTGATGCCGAATTGAAGAAGATTCCATTCATGCTTGTAGTGGGAGAAAATGAAGAAAAGGATGGCACAATTTCTGTAAGAAGACGTGGAGAAGGAGATTTGGGAGCAATGAACCTTGAAGATTTTGTCGCTTATTTTAAAGAAGCTTCAAAAACAGGGGTTGAGTACCAAGCTTAA
- a CDS encoding DUF4230 domain-containing protein, with protein MKNLKLIIPFVAGILLMLILFFSFRSCFKMSEKTEKSDYYILTNQISKMNKMVVLEQDFSAMQKTKFGYEFLGKEMTSNSIITYTKTNAQVSYDLNKMKIEVDSIGKKLIIKELPNADIRITPSVEIQSLDDSFINRISEQDIKNVQQKAKQAAIKSVDQNKLRSEGHQQLMENLDNIFVLAKALNYKIEDQTGKIGVLGL; from the coding sequence TTGAAAAATTTAAAATTAATTATTCCCTTTGTTGCCGGGATTCTTTTGATGCTGATCCTGTTTTTTAGTTTTAGATCTTGTTTTAAAATGAGTGAAAAAACTGAAAAGTCCGATTATTATATTTTGACCAATCAGATTTCTAAGATGAACAAAATGGTTGTTTTAGAACAGGATTTTTCTGCCATGCAGAAAACAAAATTTGGTTACGAATTTCTTGGGAAAGAAATGACGAGTAATAGCATTATTACTTACACCAAAACCAATGCGCAGGTTTCGTATGATTTGAATAAAATGAAAATAGAAGTTGATTCTATTGGTAAAAAACTGATTATTAAAGAGCTTCCCAATGCGGATATTAGAATTACACCCAGTGTAGAAATTCAGTCATTAGACGATTCTTTCATCAATAGAATTTCTGAACAGGATATTAAAAATGTACAGCAAAAAGCTAAACAAGCTGCGATAAAATCTGTAGATCAGAATAAATTGAGAAGCGAAGGTCATCAGCAATTAATGGAAAATCTTGATAATATTTTCGTTTTGGCAAAGGCTTTGAATTATAAAATAGAAGATCAAACCGGCAAAATCGGTGTTCTTGGACTCTAA
- a CDS encoding TlpA family protein disulfide reductase: protein MKNNRNMICKKIITNIFTLSVLTMAMQQFSAQKVVVNREVETTNDGKMLLGHQLKEQFVKEPYSEWYTKEFNEYALDQKAVTELRKNNINSYNLIVFVGTWCEDSHRDFPRLMKILEEVKYPDSRLTIIAVNRKKESPTGDEVKYNVSKVPTIIVEKYGKEIGRMIEMPTTGYVERDLVEILKKDDGSVLKEIFKKEN from the coding sequence ATGAAAAATAATAGAAATATGATTTGTAAAAAAATCATCACCAATATTTTTACTCTTTCAGTTCTTACTATGGCTATGCAGCAATTTAGCGCTCAAAAAGTCGTGGTAAACAGAGAAGTAGAAACGACCAATGACGGGAAAATGCTTTTAGGGCACCAGCTTAAAGAGCAGTTTGTGAAAGAACCTTATTCGGAATGGTACACAAAAGAATTTAATGAATACGCTTTAGACCAAAAAGCAGTTACAGAACTAAGAAAAAATAATATTAATTCTTATAATCTGATTGTTTTTGTAGGAACATGGTGTGAAGACAGCCATAGAGATTTTCCGAGGTTGATGAAAATTCTGGAAGAAGTAAAATATCCGGACAGCAGATTGACGATTATTGCGGTGAATCGTAAGAAAGAATCTCCTACTGGTGATGAAGTAAAATATAATGTTTCTAAGGTTCCTACAATCATTGTCGAAAAATATGGCAAGGAAATTGGAAGAATGATAGAAATGCCGACAACAGGTTATGTAGAAAGAGACCTTGTAGAAATCTTAAAAAAAGATGATGGGTCGGTATTGAAAGAAATATTTAAAAAAGAAAATTGA
- a CDS encoding pyrophosphohydrolase domain-containing protein: MDKIDSLNQVAEFHTTFKAPILDTPQIPSQERCDLRVELLQEELNELKQAIADNNIVEIADALCDLQYVLSGAVLEFGLGNKFLELFNEVQRSNMSKACDNEEQANETVEFYKEKEVESFYEKSGEKFNVYRKADHKVLKNKYYSPADLKTIIEN; this comes from the coding sequence ATGGATAAAATTGACAGCCTGAACCAAGTAGCAGAATTCCACACCACTTTTAAAGCACCTATTTTAGATACTCCACAAATTCCTTCTCAGGAAAGATGTGATTTGAGAGTTGAGCTTTTACAGGAAGAATTAAATGAGTTGAAACAGGCTATTGCAGATAATAATATTGTAGAAATTGCTGATGCATTGTGTGATTTACAGTATGTTTTGAGCGGAGCAGTTTTAGAATTCGGATTGGGGAATAAGTTTCTAGAGCTATTCAACGAAGTGCAGCGTTCTAATATGTCTAAAGCTTGCGATAACGAAGAGCAGGCAAATGAAACGGTAGAATTTTACAAAGAAAAAGAAGTTGAATCTTTCTATGAAAAATCAGGAGAAAAATTCAATGTTTACAGAAAAGCAGATCATAAAGTATTGAAAAATAAATATTACTCTCCTGCCGATTTAAAAACAATTATTGAAAATTAA
- a CDS encoding reprolysin-like metallopeptidase: protein MKKQLLVIGMLVSGISFAQTDRLWSESSRKTTSEIFENKSTINNPKIYSLDINGLKNALAKAPKRLAVGEKSEIIISFPNSDGKLEHFKVKENSNFDPQLAAKYPDIKSYVGEGLGDSNSTVYFSISPLGLSSMEIYGDKSAVFIEPYTKDLSTYVVYRKSDKKDDLNKFECTVIDVAQKGVSSIDNLAARPNADDAKLRTFRLALSSTGEYTTYFGGTKTLALAAMNNTMTRVNGVFEKDFSARMVLIANNDAVIYTNASTDPYSAASGMSSWNSQLQSTLTSVIGEANYDVGHLFGASGGGGNAGCIGCVCVNGSKGSGYTSPADAIPSGDNFDIDYVAHELGHQFGGNHTFSHSNEGTGVNMEPGSGSTIMGYAGITGQDIQAHSDSFFHAVTIQQITDNIKAKTCPTSTNTGNAIPTANAGSDYTIPKGTPFMLTGSGTDANGDALTYIWEQMNNASSSQTGASSAASATKATGPTFRSWTPQTTPTRYFPRMASVLTGATTTAGSEITVEALSNVARTYNFRFTVRDNKSGGSGNNSDDAVITVNGTAGPFSVSSQNTATTYSGGTSQTITWNVAGTTANGVNAANVDVLWSTDSGNTWTTLLSGTPNDGSQAVTIPNASTTTGRIMVKGSNHIFFDVNNANITVNAGSGTSDTTPPTAPTLAASGTTSTSTNLSWSGATDNVAVTGYDVYQGASLIGSTTSTSYTVTSLTPSTTYSFTVKAKDAAGNNSVSSNTISVTTLAGSTVTYCTATATNTADERIGNVSFGTINNTSTGTAGYENFTSASTNVTRGTAYPISVTPVWTSTKYNEAYAVYIDYNKDGDFTDSGELVWTKTGSQTSPVTGSITIPSTATIGNTRMRVMMQYNSVPSSSCGSYTYGQVEDYTLNIVSSGRGDDFATKDLITDIKLYPNPARDILNVSNTTSEDYKIFDMAGKLINSGNLKGGSVNVSNLVKGAYVIQVGEVSKRFIKN from the coding sequence ATGAAAAAACAACTATTGGTGATTGGAATGCTTGTTTCAGGCATTTCTTTCGCACAGACAGACCGTCTTTGGTCTGAAAGTTCTAGAAAAACAACTTCAGAAATTTTTGAAAACAAATCAACAATCAATAATCCGAAAATCTATAGTTTAGATATTAACGGATTAAAAAATGCTTTAGCAAAAGCTCCAAAAAGATTGGCTGTTGGCGAAAAGTCAGAAATTATCATCTCTTTCCCAAATTCTGATGGGAAATTGGAACATTTTAAAGTGAAAGAGAATTCCAACTTCGACCCTCAATTGGCTGCGAAATATCCAGACATCAAATCTTATGTTGGTGAAGGTCTGGGAGATTCAAATTCTACAGTGTATTTTAGTATTTCTCCACTAGGTTTATCCTCTATGGAGATTTACGGTGATAAGTCTGCGGTCTTTATTGAACCTTACACAAAAGACCTTTCAACTTATGTCGTTTACAGAAAATCAGACAAAAAAGATGATCTTAATAAGTTTGAATGTACGGTAATCGATGTTGCTCAGAAAGGGGTTTCAAGCATTGATAATCTTGCAGCAAGACCCAATGCAGATGATGCAAAATTAAGAACATTTAGATTGGCTTTGTCTTCCACGGGAGAATATACAACCTATTTTGGGGGAACAAAAACTCTTGCTTTAGCTGCGATGAACAATACAATGACTCGTGTAAACGGAGTTTTTGAAAAAGATTTTTCTGCAAGAATGGTTTTAATTGCCAATAACGATGCGGTAATCTACACCAATGCTTCTACAGATCCTTATTCTGCGGCCTCAGGAATGAGCAGCTGGAATTCTCAGCTTCAATCGACCTTAACTTCAGTAATTGGTGAAGCTAATTATGATGTAGGACATTTATTCGGAGCTTCCGGAGGTGGCGGAAATGCAGGCTGTATTGGTTGCGTTTGTGTAAACGGTTCGAAAGGAAGTGGTTATACTTCTCCGGCCGATGCAATTCCTTCAGGAGATAATTTTGACATCGATTATGTAGCTCATGAATTGGGTCACCAGTTTGGTGGAAATCACACGTTCTCTCATTCTAACGAAGGAACGGGTGTAAACATGGAGCCTGGTTCAGGATCAACCATTATGGGTTATGCAGGAATTACGGGTCAGGATATTCAGGCGCACTCAGATTCTTTCTTCCATGCAGTGACTATTCAGCAGATTACTGATAACATTAAAGCTAAAACCTGTCCTACGAGCACAAATACAGGAAATGCTATTCCTACAGCAAATGCAGGCTCAGATTATACGATTCCAAAGGGAACGCCATTTATGTTGACAGGCTCTGGAACGGATGCTAACGGAGATGCTTTAACCTATATTTGGGAACAGATGAATAATGCATCTTCTTCCCAAACCGGAGCAAGTTCGGCAGCAAGCGCAACAAAAGCAACAGGGCCAACGTTTAGATCGTGGACACCACAAACAACTCCTACAAGATATTTTCCGAGAATGGCTTCTGTTTTAACGGGGGCAACAACAACGGCTGGTTCAGAAATTACAGTAGAAGCTTTATCAAACGTAGCAAGAACGTATAATTTTAGATTTACAGTTCGTGATAACAAATCAGGAGGTTCTGGAAACAATTCTGATGATGCTGTAATTACCGTTAATGGAACGGCTGGACCATTCAGTGTAAGTTCTCAAAATACAGCAACAACTTATTCAGGAGGGACTTCTCAAACGATAACCTGGAATGTTGCAGGAACTACCGCAAACGGTGTAAATGCTGCAAACGTAGACGTTCTTTGGTCTACAGACAGCGGAAATACATGGACTACTCTACTTTCAGGAACTCCAAATGATGGCTCTCAAGCGGTGACGATTCCAAATGCTTCCACAACAACAGGAAGAATTATGGTAAAAGGTTCGAATCATATTTTCTTTGATGTAAATAATGCAAATATTACCGTAAATGCAGGTTCAGGAACTTCTGATACTACTCCACCAACGGCTCCGACTTTAGCGGCTTCGGGAACAACTTCTACAAGTACAAATCTTTCTTGGTCGGGCGCTACAGATAACGTTGCGGTGACAGGTTACGATGTTTATCAAGGGGCTTCATTGATTGGTTCTACAACTTCAACTTCTTACACGGTAACAAGTTTAACGCCTTCTACAACGTATAGTTTCACTGTAAAAGCAAAAGATGCAGCAGGAAATAATTCTGTTTCAAGCAATACAATTTCTGTAACTACTCTTGCGGGAAGCACCGTTACTTATTGCACTGCAACCGCTACCAATACCGCGGATGAAAGAATAGGAAATGTAAGCTTCGGAACAATCAACAATACATCAACAGGAACTGCAGGGTATGAAAACTTTACTTCAGCTTCTACAAACGTAACAAGAGGTACAGCTTATCCGATTTCTGTAACACCCGTTTGGACTTCAACTAAATATAATGAAGCGTACGCAGTGTACATTGATTATAATAAAGATGGAGACTTTACTGATAGTGGAGAATTGGTTTGGACAAAAACAGGCTCACAAACAAGTCCTGTAACTGGTTCTATCACAATTCCGTCAACCGCAACTATTGGGAATACAAGAATGAGAGTAATGATGCAGTATAATTCTGTACCATCATCTTCATGTGGTTCTTACACTTACGGACAGGTTGAAGATTACACCTTAAATATTGTATCATCAGGAAGAGGTGATGATTTTGCTACAAAAGATTTAATAACTGATATTAAGTTATATCCAAATCCTGCAAGAGACATTTTAAATGTTTCAAATACGACTAGTGAAGATTATAAAATCTTCGATATGGCTGGAAAATTAATCAATTCAGGAAACCTTAAAGGAGGCTCAGTGAATGTAAGCAATCTTGTAAAAGGAGCTTATGTAATTCAGGTGGGTGAAGTTTCTAAACGATTTATTAAAAACTAA
- a CDS encoding acyl-CoA dehydrogenase family protein, which translates to MNTETINNIKMIAETAKEFAEKNIRPNIMEWDESQTFPKELFHQLGDMGFMGIVIPEEYGGSGLGYHEYVAILDEISQVDPSIGLSVAAHNSLCTNHIYEFGNEEQRNKWLPQLATGKVIGAWGLTEHNTGSDSGGMSTTAVKDGDEWIINGAKNFITHAISGDIAVVMTRTGEIGAKNNSTAFVLEKGMAGFTSGKKENKLGMRASETAELIFDNVRVSDANRLGEVGEGFKQAMKILDGGRISIAALSLGTARGAYKAALKYAKERKQFGKSISEFQAINFMLADMATEIDAAELLIQRASTLKNAKQKMTKEGAMAKLYASEACVRISNNAVQIFGGYGYTKDFPAEKFYRDSKLCTIGEGTSEIQRMVIGRDITK; encoded by the coding sequence ATGAACACAGAAACGATTAACAACATCAAAATGATCGCGGAAACAGCAAAGGAATTTGCTGAAAAGAATATCAGACCAAATATTATGGAATGGGACGAAAGCCAAACCTTTCCTAAAGAGCTATTTCATCAGTTAGGTGACATGGGTTTTATGGGAATTGTAATTCCTGAAGAATATGGAGGTTCTGGTCTTGGTTATCATGAATATGTTGCTATTCTGGATGAAATTTCTCAGGTTGATCCTTCAATTGGATTATCAGTTGCTGCGCACAATTCATTGTGTACCAACCACATCTATGAATTTGGAAATGAAGAGCAAAGGAACAAATGGCTTCCACAGTTAGCTACAGGAAAAGTAATCGGTGCTTGGGGGCTTACAGAGCACAATACAGGATCTGATTCTGGAGGAATGTCTACTACAGCTGTAAAAGACGGTGACGAGTGGATTATTAATGGAGCTAAAAACTTTATTACTCATGCAATTTCTGGTGATATTGCCGTTGTAATGACAAGAACTGGAGAAATTGGAGCTAAAAATAATTCTACAGCTTTCGTTTTAGAAAAAGGAATGGCTGGTTTTACTTCTGGTAAAAAAGAAAACAAACTTGGAATGAGAGCTTCAGAAACTGCAGAACTTATTTTTGATAACGTTCGTGTTTCAGATGCTAACCGTTTAGGTGAAGTTGGTGAAGGCTTCAAGCAGGCGATGAAAATTCTTGACGGTGGTAGAATTTCTATTGCTGCATTAAGTTTAGGAACTGCAAGAGGAGCTTATAAAGCGGCTTTAAAATATGCTAAAGAAAGAAAGCAGTTCGGAAAATCTATTTCAGAATTCCAGGCGATCAACTTTATGTTGGCGGATATGGCAACTGAAATAGATGCTGCAGAATTGTTGATTCAAAGAGCTTCTACATTGAAAAACGCAAAACAGAAAATGACAAAAGAAGGAGCAATGGCAAAATTGTATGCTTCTGAAGCTTGTGTAAGAATTTCTAACAATGCAGTTCAGATTTTTGGAGGTTACGGATATACAAAAGATTTCCCGGCTGAGAAATTCTACAGAGATTCTAAACTTTGTACAATTGGTGAAGGTACTTCAGAAATTCAGAGAATGGTTATCGGTAGAGATATCACAAAATAA
- a CDS encoding endonuclease, whose amino-acid sequence MKKLLLPILLISASISAQIPSGYYDGTTGLTGYALKTKLHEITATKNVNWGYGDLPNYYNQTDLDQYYDHGPSNTTILLDMYSEIPAGPDAYEYTSANLISTSGTEGLGYNREHAVPQSTFNSNYPMYSDLHFVIPTDARINQLRNNYPYGIGNSTIHYTFSNTSKIANSAIPNYVYTNRVYEPINEFKGDIARMLLYFAVRYEDKLPVFNHSTNINPAIDRSPLDGTVERAFDPAYISMLIQWHTQDPVSQREINRNNAVYAIQNNRNPFIDNPQWVNAIWTQTPDTIVPQAPTNLNTTQSGAYYTNLTWSPSASSDVIGYNVYQNGVFLTTTKSTSLIIDHLNPATSYSFTVKAYDQDYLQSADSNTATVSTLATDLNSKDLLIVKYIEGTNNNKALEILNKTGHEVNLNNYSIRTQYYNSITGSYYFTGSFELEGKIPNNESFVILNPKAALQCMTNNDALFLTAGEALSFSGTQYVELDYKSTIVDAIGSKFTSNTNADVSLYRKDTVTEPTSTFNISEWDSYASNYCQNLGTLSTSATELLAEKEFKIYPNPVHDHIFVSGKTEKIQTAQIVDYSGQLIYTEKNPFKSKKNISVQNLKTGSYLLKLDDKAYQFIKK is encoded by the coding sequence ATGAAAAAACTTTTACTTCCTATACTTTTAATATCCGCTTCTATTTCAGCCCAGATTCCATCAGGATATTACGATGGAACCACAGGATTGACCGGATATGCTTTAAAGACTAAGCTGCATGAAATCACTGCAACGAAAAATGTAAATTGGGGTTATGGGGATTTACCTAACTATTATAATCAAACTGACTTAGATCAATATTACGATCACGGACCAAGTAATACAACAATTTTATTAGACATGTATTCTGAGATTCCTGCAGGACCTGATGCTTACGAATATACTTCTGCAAATCTTATCAGCACTTCCGGAACCGAAGGATTAGGCTACAACAGAGAGCATGCGGTACCACAAAGTACATTCAACAGCAATTATCCTATGTATTCGGATTTACATTTCGTAATCCCTACAGATGCAAGAATCAATCAATTAAGAAATAATTATCCTTATGGCATTGGAAATTCTACCATTCATTACACTTTTAGCAATACATCTAAAATTGCCAATAGCGCTATTCCTAATTACGTATATACCAATAGAGTATATGAACCAATAAATGAGTTTAAAGGAGATATTGCAAGAATGCTGCTTTATTTTGCGGTAAGATATGAAGACAAACTGCCTGTATTTAATCATTCTACCAATATCAATCCTGCGATAGACCGTTCCCCATTAGATGGTACAGTAGAACGCGCCTTTGATCCTGCTTATATTTCTATGCTGATTCAATGGCATACACAAGACCCTGTTTCCCAGAGAGAAATTAACAGGAATAATGCGGTATATGCTATTCAGAATAACAGAAACCCTTTTATTGATAATCCTCAATGGGTTAATGCAATTTGGACGCAAACTCCAGATACCATTGTTCCACAAGCTCCTACTAATTTAAATACAACTCAATCCGGGGCTTATTACACAAATCTAACTTGGTCACCAAGCGCAAGTAGTGATGTAATAGGGTATAACGTATATCAAAATGGTGTTTTTTTAACTACAACAAAATCTACATCGCTTATTATTGATCATTTAAATCCTGCAACATCCTATTCGTTTACTGTAAAGGCTTATGACCAGGATTACCTTCAGTCTGCTGATAGTAATACTGCAACTGTATCTACTCTTGCAACAGATCTGAATTCTAAAGATCTTTTAATTGTAAAATACATTGAAGGGACAAATAACAATAAGGCTTTGGAGATTTTAAATAAAACCGGACATGAAGTTAATTTAAATAATTACAGCATAAGAACTCAGTATTATAATAGCATTACTGGCTCTTATTATTTTACAGGTAGTTTTGAGCTTGAAGGAAAGATTCCTAATAATGAAAGTTTTGTTATCCTCAATCCAAAAGCTGCATTACAATGCATGACGAACAATGATGCATTATTTCTTACCGCGGGTGAAGCCTTAAGTTTCAGCGGAACTCAATATGTTGAATTAGATTACAAATCAACAATAGTAGATGCTATTGGAAGTAAATTCACAAGCAATACCAATGCAGATGTTTCGCTTTACAGAAAAGATACAGTCACAGAACCTACTTCAACTTTCAATATCAGTGAATGGGATTCTTACGCAAGTAATTACTGTCAGAATCTAGGAACATTATCTACTTCTGCAACCGAATTATTAGCAGAAAAAGAGTTTAAAATCTATCCAAATCCGGTTCATGATCATATTTTTGTAAGCGGAAAAACTGAAAAAATTCAGACTGCTCAGATTGTAGATTATTCAGGACAACTAATTTACACCGAGAAAAATCCATTTAAAAGCAAGAAAAATATTTCTGTCCAGAATTTAAAAACAGGTTCTTATCTGTTGAAGCTTGATGATAAAGCTTATCAGTTTATTAAGAAGTAA
- a CDS encoding SatD family protein, with amino-acid sequence MIAVITGDIINSQHADTEVWITKLKNLLENWGNAPQVWEIYRGDEFQFKCNIDDVFWHFLAIKSLIKSQENLDVRIAIGIGEENFSSEKITESNGSAYVNSGRLLNDLKSDGDTVSIKTSNDSIDRDLNILLKWASKDFDNWTMATSEIIHEMIMNKDITQEDLAKKFAISQSSISQRLKRANYELIVETNQYFRKKISEL; translated from the coding sequence ATGATAGCGGTCATCACTGGTGATATTATTAATTCGCAACATGCAGACACTGAAGTTTGGATTACCAAGCTTAAAAATCTCCTAGAAAATTGGGGGAATGCTCCACAAGTATGGGAAATATACAGAGGAGATGAATTTCAGTTTAAATGCAATATCGATGATGTCTTTTGGCATTTCTTAGCTATCAAATCTCTTATAAAAAGTCAGGAAAATTTAGACGTAAGAATAGCAATTGGCATTGGTGAGGAGAATTTTTCATCTGAAAAAATTACCGAATCCAACGGCTCTGCTTACGTAAATTCTGGGAGATTATTAAATGATCTGAAGAGTGATGGCGATACGGTTTCCATTAAAACTTCTAATGATTCTATAGACCGCGATCTTAATATTTTATTAAAATGGGCATCCAAAGATTTTGATAACTGGACGATGGCAACTTCCGAGATCATTCACGAAATGATTATGAACAAAGACATTACTCAGGAAGATCTGGCAAAGAAATTTGCAATTTCTCAATCTTCGATCAGCCAAAGACTGAAACGGGCAAACTACGAGCTTATCGTAGAAACCAATCAATATTTTAGAAAGAAAATTTCAGAATTGTAA